CATTTCTTTGGCTTGTCCTGAAATTATCGAAGGCCGCAAgatatggactttggttgaaaATCCATGCTTTAAGATTGATTAGTTCTTTCCTGGAGATTAAAAGAGGCAATTATGGGATAAAGGGGGCGCTTGGTTGATTCGAAGTATTAAAGGTTGTTCTTTGTTGGTCTCTTGAAGATGCTTCAACCGATGGAAAATGGTGCTACACCGTGTTCTGGGTCGTCGGGAAGCCTAATACGAGGTTGGGTCTATTGAAGGAGAGGCTAGTCGAAGTATGCCCCACTTTTGCTTCCGCGTCTGCGATCTCTTTCTTCTACAGCTCTCAGATTCAGTCCCCGAGGCCTCCCGATGTCTTCCTCTTGAAGTTCTGCTGCTATGACCAGAGAGGCCTTCTACATGGTAATTGCCCTAGTCACTTGATTGGCTCTTAGATCAAATATTCGATCAGTTTGCATCTAAAGACACCGGCATTACGACTGGCTTCAGTTTATATGCGAAGTCGAAGATAAAGAATTAGCGCCTTTAGCGTGCCATGTATGAATCTTCAAACTTACAGTTATTTCTTTCTTGTTGACTGGGCAGACGTAACATGGGTTCTATCAGAACTGGAGCTTACAATCAAGAAAGTTAAGGTCTCCACAACCCCGGATGGGAAAGTGATGGACCTGTTCTTCGTCACTGATAGCAGGTTCGTTCATGCTTTAGTTATTCCCTTTCTCACATCTATGTACCAATTTACTAtcaatttatatgtatatctgATATCTAATGGATTTTGAATAGTTAAAGATGGAGCTACTTATTACAAGGAACAAGAAAACCTTCTTATCAGTATAATGTTCTATCAGGGAGCTCTTGCACacgaagaagaggaaggatgACACCATCGACCACCTGAGAAGTGTTATCGGGGATGCGATGATAAGCTGCGAGATCGAACTGGTGGACTCCGAAGTTGCGTCATGCTCACAGGCTGCTGGCTTTCTTCCCTCTATAATCACTGAGGACATGTTCCAAAGGGAAATGCCTCTGAAACCGCTCGATGGCTTGAGCACATCTGAGAATGTTTCCTTAACGATAGACAACCTGCTTAGCCCTGCTCATACGCTTGTCCACATATGTTGCCAAGAGCGGAAAGGGCTTCTTTACGACATAATGCGAACACTGAAAGACTTCAACATTCAAGTATGTGGATTTTTCAGAAGCCTTTATGCAGtctacttcttttttttttttttttgccccctcaattttgaagaggaagaagctaGTGGAGCATTTGCACTCTATTATGTTTTGATTGATGACTCTTATGATACAATTAGATTTCTTACGGGCGCTTCTCGTTGAGACAAAGGAGGAGCTGTGAGATCGATCTCTTCACAATGCAAGCAGATGGAAAGAAGATTGTTGACCCGAGCAAGCAGATGGCATTAGCGTCCCGCTTAGAGTCGGAGCTCAATCAGCCTCTAAGAGTAGCAGTAGTGAGTCGCGGGCCTGACACAGAATTGCTAGTGGCCAATCTTGTGGAGTTATCAGGGAAGGGACGGCCGCTTGTCTTCTATGACATAACCTTTGCTCTCAAGATGCTCAACACCTGCATCTTCTCGGTATACTTCCTTATTTCCTGATTAGATCTATCAATCTTCTCTTGGCATCTTCTGTACACCGGATCATTCCTTGATACGCGTTAAGCATCAAGCACGAGAATAGTATATCTCGTAGGGCACCATCTATGATAAACCCCGATAACTATGTGCCAAATCGACAGATACtaggaaaaaaatatcaacTGCAGTTGAGCCCTCTTCAGTTGATGGTAGACCTCGGGTTATACTTCCCTTCGACTGTTCTAATAAGTTGCATTTGTCGACAACTGATGACAGTTACTTTGTTGTCCACAATATCTGATGCCTTTTGAAACCAGCATTGCGTGCTGCAATTCAAGTAGACAAGTACTATCCAGAATCCTGAAATCTAGCAACCCAGTGTTTCTTCGTGTTGAATGGAAAAACATTCTTCTGATGTGATTCGATGTTCCTCAGGCGGAAATCGGGAGGCGCATGATTGGGGACAGGGAATGGGAAGTTTACAGAGTCCTGCTTGATGACAGGGAAGGGGAAGGCCTCTCCGTTCCTCAAGTCAAGATCGAGGAAGAAGTTTGGAAGACGCTGATGGGCTGGGATTGATCACCATGGATCCAAAACTATGCCTCACGTCTTCACATCCAGTGCAATTTCTTAACTGGTGGACGCTTTCTTCTGTCAGAATGACTAGTAAAGGTGGCAAGCTCGTATAAAAGAGAGTCGAGAAGACGAAGAGATCCGCTTTTACTCTAGAGGGATAATCGGTTTGATTTCAGTTTATACTTGTTTCAAGTACATACTGCAATGGGCTTGCTATGGTCAAGAGCTAAAGATGGTTGTTAAGCTGGCAGTTTCTCTTTTATCTACTGTGTAATTTGTACAGAGTTGTACATAACTTCTGTATTTATACTAGCAGGtcgtatatataaaaatatccaAGTATTACGAACCACATTCGGGTGCAGTAGATTGTGCATTATATATGCTTGTTTGCCTCGAATTATTCCCGTATTAGTGATTAGATCTCGTCGAAGGCACGACAAGTAACAGCTCTCTCTAAATAAACCCTTCATTGAAGCTGAATACTCTGCAAATCCTATCCATTAGCCCGTCTTCTCAAATTTGCTGCGGCATGTCATAAGAATAGAAGATGCACGGAATTATGACTCTTGCGTGAGCGATTATCGGAGTGGATTATTGTTTATATGCATCATTGGGACGGTGCAAGCCGGCTTGCCGACTCATGTCAATTCGGCATTAAGTTCAATTTCCCCCCCTTCTTTTGTATGTTTGAGGGTTATCCAATTCTCGATGTACTGTTACCATCTTAATATTAGCCTTATccttacttataaaaaaaaaaagaaagtcgGCAAGTTAAAAAAGATGATAAAATCGAATCTATATTAGCAGAAGATGCACGTGGAAATTTTGGTTCTTATCATCCTATGTATTTATCTACCTCAGAGTGAGAATATTGACCAAGCACTGAATTAAATGAATCCAGACGCATAACAAGACACGTGCAAAGTTTACCCCATTTGGTAttgcaattaaaattttaactctacttactATGTAACAATAATCagcaacacaattattacttttccattttcctttaatttttttgaccatttaatttaatttttaattctaaattctctcaactatccattactttatccacaattcaacgacacaattattactttttttcaactattcattatttttccacactttttttaataatttaacaaaacaatcattacaacctaattaaaatcaaaattcaattttacttaactctaaaattaaATACACTTTTTCTACATTGGCAAAATATTTCGATGGGTGTGTTTACCATAAGGAGGCTCTTTAAATGTTCGCCTTTATAGTATGCTCCAAATAATAGCAAGAttcttatttaagaaaatttattatgtgAAGACAATCttgttatattaaaattaacaaatttcTTACAAAATAGTGCACCAATTTATCAAAAGATTT
The sequence above is drawn from the Punica granatum isolate Tunisia-2019 chromosome 5, ASM765513v2, whole genome shotgun sequence genome and encodes:
- the LOC116209467 gene encoding ACT domain-containing protein ACR10-like produces the protein FEVLKVVLCWSLEDASTDGKWCYTVFWVVGKPNTRLGLLKERLVEVCPTFASASAISFFYSSQIQSPRPPDVFLLKFCCYDQRGLLHDVTWVLSELELTIKKVKVSTTPDGKVMDLFFVTDSRELLHTKKRKDDTIDHLRSVIGDAMISCEIELVDSEVASCSQAAGFLPSIITEDMFQREMPLKPLDGLSTSENVSLTIDNLLSPAHTLVHICCQERKGLLYDIMRTLKDFNIQISYGRFSLRQRRSCEIDLFTMQADGKKIVDPSKQMALASRLESELNQPLRVAVVSRGPDTELLVANLVELSGKGRPLVFYDITFALKMLNTCIFSAEIGRRMIGDREWEVYRVLLDDREGEGLSVPQVKIEEEVWKTLMGWD